A region of Oceanicoccus sp. KOV_DT_Chl DNA encodes the following proteins:
- the cyoE gene encoding heme o synthase: MSESAVNTSKEAPTWGDYYELTKPNVVYLMLLTSAIGMFMATTGAVPLDILILANVGIGLCAACGAVINHLVDQRIDTIMARTHNRPVAQGRITQKQAGVFAAILGVVGMAILLIFINQLTAWLTLFSLIGYAGIYTLWLKRATPQNIVIGGLPGAAPPLLGWTALTGEIHGHALLLVLIVFAWTPPHFWALAINRKDDYAKAAIPMLPVTHGVEYTALHIMLYTLVLIAISLLPFATGLSNVLYLAGAVILGVIHLYYSLQIMRGDPKAPMATFKFSLVYLMAIYLIMLLDHYLMPLTPIVGGAA; encoded by the coding sequence ATGTCAGAATCTGCCGTCAATACCAGCAAAGAAGCACCCACTTGGGGTGATTATTATGAGTTAACCAAGCCTAACGTGGTTTATCTCATGTTGCTGACATCGGCTATCGGTATGTTTATGGCTACAACGGGTGCAGTACCGCTGGATATTTTGATTTTAGCCAATGTCGGCATTGGTTTGTGTGCGGCCTGTGGTGCGGTGATTAATCATTTAGTCGATCAGCGTATCGATACTATTATGGCGCGTACCCATAACCGTCCAGTAGCCCAGGGTCGAATCACCCAGAAACAAGCCGGTGTGTTTGCAGCGATACTTGGTGTGGTCGGCATGGCAATATTATTGATTTTTATTAATCAGTTAACAGCCTGGTTGACGCTATTTTCGCTTATTGGTTATGCCGGTATTTATACGCTGTGGTTAAAGCGAGCTACTCCGCAAAATATTGTGATTGGTGGTTTGCCTGGCGCCGCGCCGCCGCTATTAGGTTGGACCGCGCTAACGGGAGAGATCCACGGCCATGCGTTGTTATTGGTGTTGATTGTTTTTGCCTGGACCCCTCCTCACTTTTGGGCTTTGGCCATTAACCGTAAAGATGATTACGCCAAAGCGGCAATTCCGATGCTGCCTGTGACCCACGGGGTGGAATACACCGCCTTGCATATTATGCTTTATACCTTGGTGTTAATTGCGATTAGCCTCCTGCCCTTTGCTACCGGTTTGTCGAATGTGTTGTACTTGGCTGGCGCGGTTATTTTAGGCGTGATTCATTTGTACTACTCACTACAAATTATGCGCGGTGATCCAAAAGCGCCGATGGCCACTTTTAAGTTTTCGCTGGTGTATTTAATGGCAATTTATCTCATTATGTTATTGGATCATTACTTGATGCCGTTGACGCCTATAGTTGGAGGTGCCGCGTAA
- a CDS encoding YheV family putative zinc ribbon protein, producing the protein MSDKVIKRFIAGAVCPRCAEMDKLVMYDNAEQQQVRECVRCGYMDVMTDNGPQAITAEEIATRVNQPRLGEQALAHEEEIQVVNIINPNPGSKRRDH; encoded by the coding sequence ATGAGCGATAAAGTCATCAAGCGCTTTATTGCTGGCGCAGTGTGTCCTCGCTGTGCCGAGATGGATAAACTGGTGATGTACGATAATGCAGAACAGCAGCAAGTGCGGGAGTGTGTGCGCTGTGGTTATATGGATGTGATGACTGATAACGGACCGCAGGCAATTACCGCCGAAGAAATAGCTACACGAGTGAATCAACCCAGGCTTGGTGAGCAAGCTTTAGCGCATGAAGAGGAAATACAGGTAGTCAACATTATTAATCCCAATCCAGGCAGTAAGCGCAGAGATCATTAG
- the coxB gene encoding cytochrome c oxidase subunit II codes for MHSQAKRLYKLALSPVLLLLSFLSTGAWAEEAQRWQMNLSPGVTEVGAEIYDLHMIVFWICVVIGILTFGAMFYSVFAHRKSKGVKPATFHESTSIEIAWTIIPFLILIVMAFPATTTLLKVYDFDDSELDILVTGYQWKWKYEYIDESGENVVFFSNLRTGKTEIYNEDSKGEHYLLEVDEPVVLPVNKKVRFLVTANDVIHAWWVPALAVKKDAIPGFINEAWTKPLQTGVYRGQCAELCGRDHGYMPIVVNVVEQDEYDSWLAGKKAKAAEIKALMDKNFTLDEQMAAGKAVYNQYCVACHGQKGEGGVGKAIAGSAIATGDAAGHLAASINGVPGTAMQAFGAQLNDVDMAAVVTYQRNAFGNNMGDVIQPIDVYNFKQGQ; via the coding sequence ATGCATTCACAAGCGAAACGGCTGTACAAGCTGGCGCTTAGTCCTGTGCTATTGCTGCTCAGTTTTCTGAGTACAGGTGCTTGGGCAGAAGAAGCTCAACGCTGGCAGATGAATCTGTCGCCAGGCGTTACCGAAGTTGGGGCAGAAATTTACGATCTACATATGATCGTTTTCTGGATTTGTGTAGTTATTGGAATTTTAACCTTTGGCGCTATGTTCTACTCGGTGTTCGCACACCGTAAGTCAAAGGGCGTTAAGCCAGCTACTTTCCATGAAAGTACGTCGATTGAAATTGCCTGGACTATCATCCCCTTCTTAATACTTATCGTTATGGCATTTCCTGCCACAACCACCCTATTAAAAGTCTATGACTTCGATGATTCGGAATTGGATATTTTAGTTACGGGCTATCAGTGGAAGTGGAAGTACGAATATATCGATGAAAGCGGCGAAAACGTGGTTTTCTTCAGTAATCTTCGTACCGGCAAAACTGAAATTTATAACGAAGACAGCAAAGGCGAACACTACTTGTTAGAAGTAGACGAGCCAGTTGTGCTGCCAGTGAACAAAAAAGTTCGCTTTCTGGTAACAGCTAATGACGTAATTCACGCATGGTGGGTGCCGGCCTTAGCAGTTAAAAAAGATGCTATTCCCGGTTTCATCAATGAAGCCTGGACAAAGCCACTGCAAACCGGTGTTTACCGTGGCCAGTGTGCCGAGCTTTGTGGTCGCGACCACGGCTATATGCCCATTGTTGTGAACGTCGTTGAACAAGACGAATACGACTCCTGGTTAGCCGGCAAAAAAGCCAAAGCAGCTGAAATTAAAGCGCTGATGGACAAAAATTTCACTCTGGATGAGCAGATGGCTGCCGGTAAAGCGGTATATAACCAGTACTGTGTTGCCTGTCATGGCCAGAAAGGTGAAGGTGGTGTCGGTAAAGCGATAGCCGGTAGCGCTATTGCAACAGGCGATGCTGCAGGCCATCTGGCTGCGTCTATCAATGGGGTACCAGGGACTGCGATGCAGGCTTTTGGTGCACAGCTAAATGATGTCGATATGGCCGCAGTTGTTACGTATCAGCGTAATGCCTTTGGCAACAATATGGGTGATGTAATTCAGCCCATCGACGTTTACAACTTCAAGCAAGGTCAGTAG
- the prlC gene encoding oligopeptidase A → MTNPLLQFNKLPVFADFTPANIEPALDQLLAENRKRIEVLLDQGGPFDQQFLANMEQWNDELSQLWSPVAHLNGVKNSDELRDVYNACLPKLTEYSTQIGQNKRLYEAYKALAESEVYAQLNEAERKSVDNELRDFTLSGIALESQQQQRFAQIKQRLAELSTQFSNNVLDATHGWSKLVEDVAELSGIPENTLQAYQQAAQAKQQSGYLISLDLPAYLPLMQYCNNAALREEMYRAYTTRASEQGPNAGQWDNSALMDEILALRYELARLLGFENYAQRSLATKMAENPAHVEEFLIDLAEKSLPVAQRDFAELQEFAADQGVATLNAWDVPYYSEKLRLAKYDLSQEELRAYFPADKVIAGMFTIVSRLFDVEFKQANADIWHPDARFYHVEKNGKTIAKFYLDIFAREHKRGGAWMADCRVRRTLTSGEQQIPVAFLTCNFSAPTKDTPSLLTHNEVTTLFHEFGHGLHHMLTEINCAAVSGINGVAWDAVELPSQFLENWCWEKEAIPLISAHYKTGEVLPAPMLEKMLAAKNFQAGMMMVRQLEFSLFDIKMHAEYNPDKLIPIQQTLDAVRQKVSVSPVPEFNRFQHSFGHIFAGGYAAGYYSYKWAEVLSADAFSRFEEEGIFNSQTGQSFLTEILQQGGSKEPMELFSRFRGREPSVDALLRHSGIVSDEAAA, encoded by the coding sequence GTGACAAATCCATTATTACAATTTAATAAATTACCCGTGTTTGCGGATTTTACCCCAGCTAATATTGAGCCCGCGCTCGATCAATTGTTGGCGGAAAACCGGAAGCGGATTGAAGTTCTATTAGATCAGGGAGGTCCGTTTGATCAGCAATTCCTGGCCAACATGGAACAGTGGAATGACGAGCTAAGCCAGTTATGGTCGCCGGTTGCGCATTTAAATGGGGTTAAAAATTCTGATGAATTACGTGATGTCTATAATGCCTGCTTGCCTAAGTTGACTGAGTACTCCACGCAAATCGGACAAAATAAGCGATTGTATGAAGCCTATAAGGCGCTGGCAGAGAGCGAAGTGTATGCGCAATTAAACGAAGCCGAGCGCAAATCGGTGGATAATGAGTTGCGTGACTTTACTCTCTCCGGCATTGCTCTGGAAAGTCAGCAGCAACAACGTTTTGCCCAGATTAAACAGCGCTTGGCTGAACTCTCCACCCAATTTTCAAACAATGTACTGGATGCAACCCACGGCTGGAGTAAGCTTGTTGAGGATGTAGCGGAGTTGTCGGGCATTCCTGAAAATACATTGCAAGCCTATCAACAAGCCGCACAGGCGAAGCAGCAAAGCGGGTATTTAATTTCATTGGATTTACCGGCTTATTTACCGCTAATGCAGTATTGTAATAACGCCGCTCTAAGGGAAGAAATGTATCGCGCATATACCACCAGAGCGTCGGAACAAGGTCCGAATGCTGGTCAGTGGGATAACAGTGCGTTAATGGATGAGATTTTGGCCTTGCGGTATGAGCTTGCTCGTTTACTGGGTTTTGAAAATTATGCGCAGAGATCTTTGGCTACCAAAATGGCTGAAAACCCTGCACATGTTGAAGAATTTTTAATAGATCTGGCAGAAAAAAGTTTGCCGGTAGCGCAGCGTGATTTTGCTGAGTTACAGGAGTTTGCCGCCGATCAGGGGGTGGCAACACTCAATGCTTGGGATGTGCCTTACTACAGCGAAAAACTCAGGTTGGCGAAATATGATTTATCGCAGGAAGAGCTGCGAGCTTATTTTCCCGCCGATAAAGTAATTGCCGGCATGTTTACTATTGTCAGCCGTTTATTTGATGTTGAATTTAAACAAGCCAATGCCGACATTTGGCACCCTGATGCGCGTTTCTACCATGTAGAAAAAAATGGCAAAACGATCGCCAAATTTTATTTGGATATTTTCGCCAGGGAACACAAGCGCGGTGGCGCCTGGATGGCGGATTGTCGTGTGCGCAGAACACTGACCTCGGGTGAGCAGCAAATACCAGTAGCGTTTTTAACCTGTAACTTTAGTGCGCCCACCAAAGATACCCCATCATTACTGACTCACAATGAAGTGACTACTTTGTTTCATGAATTTGGACACGGCCTGCATCATATGTTGACGGAAATTAACTGTGCAGCGGTTTCTGGTATCAATGGCGTCGCTTGGGATGCGGTTGAATTACCCAGCCAGTTTTTAGAAAACTGGTGCTGGGAAAAAGAAGCGATTCCTCTTATTTCGGCCCACTATAAAACCGGTGAAGTGTTACCCGCGCCGATGTTGGAAAAAATGCTGGCGGCGAAAAATTTTCAGGCTGGCATGATGATGGTGCGACAACTGGAATTTTCCTTGTTTGATATAAAAATGCATGCCGAGTATAACCCCGACAAGTTAATCCCGATTCAGCAGACGCTGGATGCGGTGCGGCAGAAAGTATCGGTATCTCCAGTGCCGGAGTTTAATCGTTTTCAACACAGCTTTGGTCATATTTTTGCTGGCGGTTATGCGGCCGGTTATTACAGTTATAAGTGGGCGGAGGTGTTATCTGCAGATGCATTCTCCCGGTTTGAAGAAGAAGGTATTTTTAATTCACAAACGGGACAGAGTTTTTTGACTGAAATTTTACAGCAAGGTGGTTCAAAGGAGCCAATGGAATTATTTAGTCGGTTTCGTGGTCGTGAGCCTTCGGTTGATGCCTTGTTACGCCATAGCGGTATTGTTAGCGATGAGGCAGCTGCATGA
- a CDS encoding SURF1 family protein — MLLPLLLSLGFWQLDRAEEKRSLQLLFKQRQLKGPIEIEQVQPQQDLRYQPIKLRGHYINQKNLLLDNRIYQRRFGYEIITPLQLTGTDQIVLVNRGFLQGDISRRELPAIEAIEGEVELIGEVYVPQSEMMTLAADNASGWPRLIQVLDMDALAKEFGSALFPFSVRIQSPIAGSYEANWVVVNLQPEKHTGYAVQWFAMSATLIIIMVLANTNLWVLLKQRKSQQN, encoded by the coding sequence GTGCTATTACCACTTTTGTTGTCACTGGGGTTTTGGCAGCTTGATCGGGCTGAAGAAAAACGCAGCTTACAGCTACTATTTAAGCAGCGGCAATTAAAAGGGCCGATTGAGATTGAGCAAGTACAGCCGCAGCAAGATTTACGTTATCAGCCGATTAAGTTACGTGGCCATTATATCAATCAAAAAAACCTGCTATTGGATAATCGTATTTATCAACGTCGCTTCGGTTATGAGATAATCACGCCGTTACAATTAACAGGCACTGATCAAATCGTATTGGTAAATCGCGGCTTTTTACAGGGAGATATTTCTCGTCGGGAGCTACCAGCCATTGAAGCCATTGAAGGCGAGGTTGAACTAATTGGCGAAGTATATGTGCCGCAAAGCGAAATGATGACCTTGGCGGCGGATAATGCCAGTGGTTGGCCGCGCTTAATTCAAGTACTGGATATGGACGCGCTTGCTAAAGAGTTTGGTTCGGCGCTGTTTCCTTTTAGTGTAAGAATACAATCACCTATTGCAGGCAGTTATGAGGCTAACTGGGTAGTGGTAAATTTACAGCCAGAAAAACATACCGGCTATGCCGTGCAGTGGTTTGCTATGAGTGCCACCTTAATAATTATTATGGTGTTAGCTAATACTAATTTATGGGTGCTATTGAAACAGCGAAAATCCCAGCAAAATTAA
- a CDS encoding cytochrome c oxidase subunit 3 yields the protein MAGQSNSDYEAYYVPEKSYLAIFASLTLFTCLFGAANVLNDKTFGDPSLETNSWFIFLTGLVLFLATLFVWFRTTIIENRAGMNSAQLKHSYAIGMQWFIFSEVMFFAAFFGALWYVRNLAGPWLGGEGDGGRMNSLLWGSFTYEWPMMTTPQDAVGGAANQLIANNGVMTGPERNLSFPGWSNISHWLPMWNTIVLITSSFTAHFAHTGLLANNRKKFNVWLFITVALGIIFVGLQYMEYHEAYVEYGLYLNSGIYGSTFFMLTGFHGFHVCMGMIMLLVQWLRSTKAGHFTAEDHFGFEASSWYWHFVDVVWVGLFLFVYIL from the coding sequence ATGGCAGGTCAAAGCAACTCTGATTACGAGGCCTATTACGTCCCGGAAAAAAGTTATCTGGCAATATTTGCTAGCTTAACTTTATTCACATGCTTATTCGGTGCGGCCAATGTGCTGAATGATAAGACGTTTGGTGATCCTAGTCTGGAAACAAATTCCTGGTTTATATTCCTTACTGGTCTGGTTTTATTTTTAGCCACGCTGTTTGTTTGGTTTCGCACCACGATTATTGAAAATCGTGCTGGCATGAACAGTGCGCAATTGAAGCATTCATATGCGATTGGCATGCAGTGGTTTATCTTTTCTGAAGTGATGTTCTTCGCCGCCTTCTTTGGCGCGCTGTGGTATGTCCGTAACCTGGCTGGCCCATGGTTAGGCGGTGAAGGCGACGGTGGCCGCATGAACAGTTTACTGTGGGGAAGCTTTACCTATGAATGGCCGATGATGACGACGCCACAGGATGCTGTGGGTGGTGCGGCTAACCAGTTAATCGCCAATAATGGTGTGATGACTGGACCAGAGCGCAATTTGAGCTTTCCTGGCTGGAGTAATATCAGCCACTGGTTGCCTATGTGGAACACGATTGTTTTGATTACTTCGTCTTTTACTGCGCACTTCGCACATACAGGGTTGCTTGCCAATAACCGTAAGAAGTTTAATGTGTGGCTATTCATCACTGTGGCATTGGGTATTATTTTCGTCGGTTTACAGTACATGGAATACCATGAAGCGTATGTGGAATATGGCTTATACTTGAACTCTGGAATTTATGGTTCTACCTTTTTTATGCTCACTGGGTTTCATGGATTTCACGTTTGCATGGGCATGATTATGTTGTTGGTTCAATGGTTGCGATCTACTAAGGCGGGGCATTTTACCGCTGAAGACCACTTTGGTTTTGAAGCGTCTTCATGGTATTGGCACTTTGTTGATGTAGTATGGGTGGGCTTGTTCCTATTTGTTTATATCCTCTAG
- a CDS encoding twin transmembrane helix small protein, with translation MWLKIVIVVLFIGLVISLFTGLGFLLKDREAGDTSSRRTWNALTVRITLAALLIGFIFYGIFTDQLGSNAPWDARYESKLEK, from the coding sequence ATGTGGTTAAAAATTGTAATTGTGGTGTTATTTATTGGACTCGTCATCAGTCTATTTACGGGTTTGGGCTTTTTGCTCAAAGACCGTGAAGCGGGTGATACCTCAAGCCGCAGAACCTGGAATGCGCTCACGGTACGGATTACCCTCGCAGCACTGCTAATCGGCTTTATTTTTTACGGGATTTTCACCGACCAACTAGGCTCTAATGCTCCTTGGGATGCCCGTTACGAATCCAAACTAGAAAAATAA
- a CDS encoding MATE family efflux transporter — protein sequence MMLSKQLNHKIWYLAWPMIISNISVPLLGLVDTAILGHLENAHYLAAVAVGSSILSILYWGLAFLRMGTTGLAAQAYGAKQHDLGRLISAQAITLAVGLGLLIVLLSPLIGYIGLKLVSPPSGSELFAASYIQIRILSAPALLVNFTIVGWLIGRQNTRWPLVIALTTNGINVGLDFLFIIGLNMKSDGAAIATVIAEYSGCCLAIWVLRQQLANIPGTLDKNRLWRWLDYRELLATNRHLFTRTLILLSSLAFFTAQGAQQGEVILAANTILLNLMLLTAYGLDGFANAAEALVGDAVGMKNQTAFMQTCKHCLIWSLATAGLFSLFFLLTGQALISIMTSLPAVIEQARQYLPWLIVLPLITVWSYLLDGIFIGATQTAAMQYTMMFSAGLIYLPCWYFTQSWGNDGLWLAFLLFNAARGVSLGLVFREYSLHHRWWQKNTVI from the coding sequence ATGATGCTCAGCAAGCAGCTCAACCACAAGATATGGTATTTGGCATGGCCGATGATCATCTCCAATATTTCCGTGCCGCTGCTGGGTTTAGTCGATACCGCCATCCTTGGCCACCTGGAAAATGCTCACTATTTGGCCGCTGTCGCCGTTGGCAGCAGCATCTTATCGATTTTGTACTGGGGGCTGGCGTTTTTACGGATGGGAACAACCGGCTTGGCGGCGCAGGCCTATGGTGCCAAACAACACGATCTTGGCCGGCTCATTAGTGCTCAGGCCATTACCCTCGCGGTAGGACTGGGGCTGCTCATTGTCTTGCTGAGCCCTTTGATAGGCTATATTGGCCTCAAACTGGTTTCACCACCTTCCGGATCGGAGCTATTTGCTGCTAGCTATATTCAGATTCGCATTCTGAGCGCACCGGCCCTACTGGTAAATTTTACAATTGTCGGTTGGCTTATCGGCCGACAAAATACCCGCTGGCCACTGGTGATAGCCCTCACCACCAATGGGATTAACGTCGGTCTGGATTTTCTATTCATTATCGGCCTCAACATGAAAAGCGATGGTGCCGCCATCGCCACAGTTATTGCTGAATACAGTGGCTGTTGCTTGGCGATATGGGTGTTACGGCAGCAACTGGCCAACATCCCGGGGACGCTGGATAAAAACCGATTGTGGCGCTGGTTGGACTACCGTGAATTACTGGCAACTAACCGGCACCTGTTTACCCGCACGCTGATCTTATTAAGCAGTCTCGCCTTTTTTACCGCCCAGGGGGCGCAACAGGGCGAGGTCATTCTGGCAGCTAACACTATCCTGTTGAACTTAATGCTATTGACCGCTTACGGACTGGATGGCTTTGCTAATGCTGCTGAAGCTCTGGTCGGCGACGCCGTAGGCATGAAGAACCAAACCGCTTTTATGCAGACCTGTAAACATTGCCTAATCTGGTCACTGGCGACCGCCGGCTTATTCTCACTCTTTTTTTTACTGACAGGGCAGGCGTTAATTTCCATTATGACCTCATTACCCGCGGTCATCGAACAAGCCAGACAATACCTCCCATGGCTGATTGTGCTGCCATTAATCACCGTATGGAGCTATCTATTGGACGGTATCTTTATCGGCGCAACCCAAACTGCCGCCATGCAATATACGATGATGTTCTCCGCCGGCTTGATCTACTTGCCCTGTTGGTATTTTACCCAAAGCTGGGGCAACGATGGCCTTTGGCTGGCTTTTTTACTGTTCAACGCTGCTCGCGGTGTTTCATTGGGTCTTGTTTTTCGAGAGTACAGTTTGCACCACCGTTGGTGGCAAAAAAACACCGTTATCTAG
- the ctaD gene encoding cytochrome c oxidase subunit I, whose product MGAHGPTTKGLMRWVTTTNHKDIGTMYLWFSFAMFIMGGAFAMIIRAELFQPGLQIVEPEFFNQMTTMHGLVMVFGAIMPSFVGLANWLIPMMIGAPDMALPRMNNLSFWILPPTFLLLASTLFMEGGAPNFGWTFYAPLSTTYAPDTVTFFIFGVHLMGLSSIMGSINIIATVVNLRAPGMTYMKMPMFVWTWLITAFLLVAVMPVLAGAVTMMLMDVHFGTSFFSAAGGGDPVLFQHIFWFFGHPEVYIIILPAFGVVSQIIPTFARKPLFGYDSMVYATASIAFLSFIVWAHHMYTVGMPIAGELFFMYATMLIAVPTGVKVFNWITTMWQGAMTFETPMLFCIGFVFLFTIGGFTGVMLSLAPVDFQYHDSYFVVAHFHYVMVAGAVFSMSAAVYYWLPKWCGRMYNESMGKAHFWISFIGFNLTFFPQHFLGLAGMPRRIPDYALQFTDFNTMSSIGAFIYGTSQLLFLFNVVRTIVAGEPTSEEKTWEGAEGLEWTVATPAPYHTFSTPPDVK is encoded by the coding sequence ATGGGTGCGCACGGGCCTACTACAAAGGGTTTAATGCGGTGGGTAACCACTACAAACCATAAAGATATCGGTACGATGTATCTTTGGTTCAGCTTCGCCATGTTTATCATGGGCGGCGCTTTTGCCATGATCATTCGTGCGGAATTGTTTCAGCCAGGACTACAAATTGTAGAGCCTGAATTTTTCAACCAAATGACCACTATGCACGGCCTCGTGATGGTGTTCGGTGCCATCATGCCCTCTTTTGTGGGCTTGGCTAACTGGTTGATTCCAATGATGATTGGTGCGCCAGATATGGCGTTACCACGAATGAACAACTTAAGTTTCTGGATTTTACCACCTACCTTCCTGCTGTTGGCTTCAACACTGTTTATGGAGGGTGGTGCACCAAACTTTGGTTGGACGTTCTATGCGCCATTATCAACGACTTACGCCCCTGACACAGTCACCTTCTTTATTTTTGGTGTGCATTTGATGGGTTTGTCGTCAATCATGGGTTCGATCAATATCATTGCAACCGTCGTTAACTTACGCGCTCCCGGCATGACTTATATGAAAATGCCGATGTTCGTATGGACCTGGTTGATCACTGCGTTCTTGTTGGTGGCAGTTATGCCAGTACTAGCGGGTGCAGTAACAATGATGTTGATGGATGTTCACTTCGGTACCAGCTTCTTCTCAGCGGCCGGTGGTGGTGATCCTGTGTTGTTCCAGCATATTTTCTGGTTCTTTGGACACCCTGAAGTTTATATCATCATTCTGCCGGCATTTGGTGTGGTGTCTCAAATCATCCCAACCTTTGCCCGCAAGCCTTTGTTTGGCTATGACTCCATGGTCTATGCAACAGCCTCTATCGCCTTCCTGTCGTTTATCGTGTGGGCTCACCACATGTATACCGTCGGTATGCCAATAGCGGGTGAGTTGTTCTTTATGTACGCCACCATGCTGATTGCGGTGCCTACCGGGGTTAAAGTATTTAACTGGATCACTACCATGTGGCAGGGCGCGATGACGTTTGAAACGCCCATGCTGTTCTGTATTGGTTTTGTGTTCCTGTTTACTATTGGTGGTTTCACCGGCGTTATGCTTTCTCTGGCGCCAGTCGATTTCCAGTACCACGATAGCTACTTTGTGGTTGCTCACTTCCATTATGTAATGGTTGCTGGTGCGGTATTTAGTATGTCGGCAGCGGTGTATTACTGGTTACCCAAGTGGTGTGGGCGGATGTATAACGAATCCATGGGTAAAGCCCATTTCTGGATTTCGTTTATCGGCTTTAACCTGACGTTCTTCCCGCAGCACTTCCTGGGTCTTGCGGGTATGCCACGCCGTATTCCTGATTACGCATTACAGTTCACTGACTTTAATACCATGTCGTCAATTGGTGCGTTTATCTACGGTACTTCTCAGCTATTGTTCCTGTTCAACGTGGTTCGCACCATCGTTGCCGGTGAGCCAACCAGCGAAGAGAAAACCTGGGAAGGTGCAGAAGGTTTGGAATGGACAGTGGCAACGCCAGCGCCATACCACACGTTCTCTACGCCACCAGACGTGAAGTAA
- a CDS encoding heme A synthase: MTFFNSSEQRLPGFKLALVGCIFAVMVLGLGAFTRLADAGLGCPDWPTCYGHVLWPTTDEHVDVANKAFPDAPVEHDKTWPEMVHRYFAQGLGYITIALFVVAVRRRQQEQPVKLVSTLLAINVLLTAVTAVVGEVMEPYAVGSVAVTMLTLAYLGFKKGSSTQPFKLPAFILAFIILQGLFGMWTVTLKLWPQVVTSHLLGGFTTFSLLWLLTLRLNNKPWQLSSSAHQQLIQFRRFAVLGLIVVCIQVALGGWTTSNYAAVACPDLPTCQSQWLPHMDFAQGFNITQSIGPNYLGGTMDNEARIAIHFSHRVGAIITTLLLLFLVHTLFVRIATPETRTMAKVIVMVLILQVALGLGNILFKFPVSVAVAHNLVGALLVLVMVTLNHRVFTARQL; encoded by the coding sequence ATGACTTTTTTTAATTCATCTGAGCAGCGTTTACCAGGTTTTAAATTGGCGTTGGTAGGTTGTATTTTTGCGGTAATGGTTTTGGGTTTGGGAGCGTTTACGCGTTTGGCTGATGCGGGTTTAGGTTGCCCTGATTGGCCAACGTGTTACGGCCATGTGTTGTGGCCAACCACTGACGAACATGTTGATGTTGCTAATAAAGCTTTTCCTGATGCCCCGGTTGAACACGATAAAACTTGGCCAGAAATGGTGCATCGCTATTTTGCTCAAGGTTTGGGTTATATCACCATCGCATTATTTGTTGTGGCGGTTAGGCGGCGACAGCAAGAACAGCCAGTAAAGTTAGTGAGCACATTATTGGCAATCAATGTATTGCTTACAGCTGTTACCGCAGTTGTGGGTGAAGTCATGGAGCCGTATGCAGTCGGCTCGGTAGCCGTGACTATGTTAACGCTAGCTTATCTAGGTTTTAAAAAAGGCAGCTCTACGCAACCGTTTAAACTGCCGGCTTTTATTTTGGCGTTTATTATTTTGCAGGGGCTGTTTGGTATGTGGACGGTGACATTGAAGTTGTGGCCGCAAGTGGTGACATCACATCTGCTGGGCGGATTTACCACGTTTAGTCTTTTATGGTTGCTGACGTTGCGGTTAAATAATAAACCTTGGCAGTTAAGTTCTTCGGCGCATCAGCAATTAATACAGTTCCGTCGTTTTGCGGTACTTGGTTTAATCGTGGTTTGTATTCAAGTCGCTTTGGGTGGTTGGACGACGTCAAATTACGCTGCTGTAGCCTGTCCGGATTTGCCAACTTGCCAGTCCCAATGGTTGCCGCACATGGATTTCGCGCAGGGTTTTAATATCACCCAAAGTATTGGTCCTAACTATTTAGGTGGCACGATGGATAATGAGGCACGAATTGCTATCCACTTTAGCCACCGTGTAGGCGCAATAATTACTACCCTATTGCTACTGTTTTTAGTCCATACTTTATTTGTTCGTATCGCCACACCAGAAACTCGTACGATGGCAAAAGTCATTGTTATGGTGTTGATATTGCAAGTGGCACTGGGCTTAGGGAATATTCTTTTTAAATTCCCTGTATCAGTTGCTGTGGCGCATAACTTGGTGGGCGCCTTATTAGTATTAGTGATGGTAACCTTAAACCATCGTGTATTCACCGCGCGTCAATTATAA